A portion of the Chlamydia caviae GPIC genome contains these proteins:
- a CDS encoding penicillin-binding transpeptidase domain-containing protein has protein sequence MKPSKKRRSYLTVPEKTNRLLSGIIVALAIIAVRLWHLAVVEHDQKLEEAYKPQVRVIPELVERATICDRFGKVLAKNTMQYDVSVAYGAIRDLPSRAWHVHADGTRELIPVRKNYITRLSELLAQELHLDKDAIEDSIHAKASVLGSVPYLVQANVPERTYLRLKMMSKHWPGLHVEPSVRRYYPMRKMASDILGYVGPISAQEYKQVTHELSKLRECVRAYEEGEDPKFPEGLASIDQVRSLLSSLENNAYSLNALVGKLGIEACWDGKLRGQLGKKTVLVDRRGNFIQGISAIAATSGKKLQLTLSTELQEFADALLLDHERTEHFRSAQSLKKQKLLPPLFPWIKGGAIIALDPNNGQILAMASSPRYHNNDFIDMRIGSDLEARSEVYRWLENVEHIAEVYDRKVPLRREKRNPLTGLCYDEELSLTFDYFLDFILPNTSELKSVVKRYGTVENAIKLQQVVERLLDIFSYSEGHCSCSSIFDAVFPSEHEHVTIGRVISKKQQQWIARCCKDYEQEIEEVKLELEPFFAELPANYDKLLLIDLFQMVIDPSRFHPELLSSVGSLSLSEFFECQGHYVALRSAFSKIVEDIFTEIDFKEWRKLYFAKFLELKRKEENERKQRYPTPYVDYLLEQKRAQYQDFRRCYLDTFLTYLLSGQGETEHLKAYYEALSIWKRELESGAHKALPWYEHYEFLKQKFSDSSIDLLQLFLSFREFSELQRPLYGNYAPMLTRNIPQKEQDLAAAFYPTYGYGYLRPHAFGQAATLGSIFKLVSAYSVLSQEVMRGNVDVDYLSRLLVIIDRQSFGYVSAKPHVGFFKDGSPIPSFYHGGILPKNDYAGRGRIDLIAALEMSSNPYFSLLVGEHLSDPEDLCHAASLFGFGEKTGVGLPGEYAGVIPHDVAYNRSGLYATAIGQHTLVVTPLQTAVMMAALVNGGALYVPSLVLGEWDGEEFYKVSPVKKRDVFMPECITELFKSGMHNVIWGKYGTTRSIREQFSPELLSRIVGKTSTAESIVRVGLDRQYGNMKMKHVWFAAVGFPDAELAHPDIVVIVYLRLGEFGRDAAPIAVKMIEKWEKIRKKEGFSSNL, from the coding sequence ATGAAACCCTCTAAGAAACGTCGTTCTTATCTTACAGTTCCAGAAAAGACAAATAGGCTATTGTCGGGAATTATCGTAGCGTTAGCAATCATTGCTGTGCGTTTATGGCATCTCGCTGTTGTTGAGCATGATCAGAAGCTGGAGGAGGCTTATAAGCCGCAGGTAAGGGTGATTCCAGAGCTTGTTGAGCGTGCGACAATTTGTGATCGTTTTGGCAAAGTATTAGCAAAAAATACGATGCAATATGATGTGAGCGTAGCTTACGGAGCTATTCGGGACTTGCCATCTAGGGCTTGGCATGTTCATGCAGATGGCACGCGAGAGCTGATTCCTGTTAGGAAAAATTATATCACACGTTTATCAGAACTCCTTGCTCAAGAGTTGCATCTAGATAAAGATGCAATAGAAGACAGTATTCATGCAAAAGCTTCTGTATTAGGCTCTGTGCCCTATTTAGTTCAGGCTAATGTTCCTGAGCGTACGTATTTAAGACTAAAGATGATGTCGAAACATTGGCCTGGTTTGCATGTAGAGCCTAGTGTACGACGTTATTATCCCATGCGCAAGATGGCTTCTGATATTTTAGGTTATGTAGGACCTATTAGTGCTCAAGAATATAAGCAAGTTACGCATGAGCTAAGTAAGTTGCGAGAATGTGTTCGAGCGTATGAGGAAGGTGAAGATCCGAAATTTCCTGAAGGTTTAGCAAGCATAGATCAAGTGCGTTCTTTATTAAGTTCTTTAGAGAACAATGCGTATAGTTTGAATGCTTTAGTTGGAAAGTTGGGTATAGAGGCGTGTTGGGATGGGAAATTACGGGGTCAATTAGGTAAAAAAACCGTTCTTGTAGATCGTCGTGGTAACTTCATTCAAGGTATTAGTGCAATTGCTGCAACTTCTGGAAAGAAGTTGCAGCTTACATTATCTACAGAGCTACAAGAATTTGCAGATGCTTTGCTTTTAGATCATGAAAGAACGGAGCATTTCCGTTCGGCACAATCATTAAAGAAGCAAAAACTTTTACCTCCTTTATTCCCTTGGATTAAAGGCGGGGCAATTATTGCTTTAGATCCTAACAATGGCCAAATATTGGCGATGGCATCATCTCCGCGTTATCACAATAATGACTTTATTGATATGCGGATAGGGTCAGATTTAGAAGCAAGATCTGAAGTATATCGTTGGCTGGAAAATGTTGAACATATTGCAGAAGTCTATGATAGGAAGGTTCCTTTGCGTCGTGAAAAGAGAAATCCTTTGACGGGTTTATGCTATGATGAGGAGCTTTCTCTTACTTTTGATTATTTCCTAGATTTCATTCTTCCAAATACATCAGAGCTTAAGTCAGTTGTTAAGCGTTATGGGACTGTAGAGAACGCTATTAAGCTACAACAGGTTGTGGAGCGTTTATTAGATATATTTTCTTATTCTGAAGGGCATTGCTCGTGCTCTTCTATATTTGATGCTGTGTTTCCTTCAGAGCACGAGCACGTGACTATAGGCAGGGTGATTTCTAAAAAGCAGCAGCAGTGGATAGCGCGCTGTTGTAAAGACTATGAGCAAGAAATCGAGGAGGTTAAGCTTGAGCTTGAACCATTTTTTGCTGAGCTCCCAGCAAATTACGATAAGCTGTTGCTTATAGATCTATTTCAGATGGTTATCGATCCTTCGAGATTTCATCCTGAGCTACTTTCGTCAGTAGGCTCTCTTTCTTTATCGGAATTTTTCGAATGTCAGGGCCATTACGTAGCTTTGCGTAGTGCATTTTCTAAGATTGTGGAAGATATTTTTACTGAGATAGATTTTAAAGAGTGGAGAAAGCTTTATTTTGCAAAGTTTCTAGAGCTTAAGCGTAAAGAGGAAAACGAGAGGAAGCAACGTTATCCTACACCCTATGTAGACTATTTGTTAGAGCAAAAACGTGCGCAATATCAAGATTTTCGTCGTTGTTACCTTGATACGTTTTTAACGTATTTACTTTCTGGACAAGGGGAAACAGAGCATCTAAAGGCTTATTATGAAGCCCTTTCCATATGGAAAAGAGAATTAGAGAGTGGAGCACATAAAGCACTACCTTGGTATGAGCATTATGAGTTTTTAAAACAGAAGTTTTCTGATTCTTCAATTGATCTACTACAATTGTTCTTATCCTTCAGGGAGTTTTCTGAGCTACAGCGCCCTCTCTATGGTAATTATGCTCCCATGCTTACAAGAAATATTCCTCAAAAAGAACAAGATTTAGCTGCAGCATTTTATCCTACTTATGGTTATGGATATCTACGCCCACATGCTTTTGGTCAGGCAGCAACTTTAGGGTCTATTTTTAAACTTGTCTCTGCCTATTCTGTATTATCTCAAGAGGTGATGCGAGGGAATGTTGATGTAGACTATCTATCTCGTTTGCTGGTTATTATTGATAGGCAGTCTTTTGGTTATGTAAGTGCTAAGCCGCATGTGGGCTTTTTTAAAGATGGCTCCCCCATTCCTTCCTTTTATCATGGGGGAATTTTACCGAAGAATGATTATGCGGGACGCGGACGCATTGATTTGATTGCTGCTTTGGAAATGTCTAGCAACCCCTATTTTTCTTTGCTTGTTGGTGAGCATCTCTCTGATCCTGAAGATCTATGTCACGCAGCATCTTTATTTGGTTTTGGAGAAAAAACAGGCGTGGGATTGCCAGGAGAGTATGCTGGTGTCATTCCTCATGATGTGGCTTACAATCGTTCAGGATTGTACGCAACCGCAATAGGACAGCATACTCTTGTTGTTACTCCTTTGCAAACGGCTGTTATGATGGCAGCATTGGTTAATGGTGGGGCTCTTTATGTCCCTAGTTTAGTTTTGGGAGAATGGGATGGGGAGGAGTTTTATAAAGTATCTCCTGTGAAAAAACGGGATGTATTTATGCCTGAGTGCATAACGGAATTATTTAAGTCTGGGATGCACAATGTAATTTGGGGAAAGTATGGAACGACACGAAGTATTCGCGAGCAGTTTAGCCCAGAATTATTAAGCCGTATTGTCGGAAAAACAAGCACGGCTGAATCTATAGTACGTGTAGGTTTAGATCGACAATATGGAAATATGAAGATGAAGCATGTATGGTTTGCTGCTGTAGGGTTTCCTGATGCCGAACTTGCTCATCCTGATATTGTTGTCATTGTTTATTTGCGTCTTGGAGAGTTTGGAAGGGACGCAGCTCCTATTGCTGTGAAAATGATAGAAAAGTGGGAGAAAATAAGGAAAAAAGAAGGTTTTTCTTCTAATTTGTAA
- a CDS encoding SufS family cysteine desulfurase, with translation MVCRIKEDFPIFANKELQGEPYIYLDSAATTHKPKKVIEAISDFYSSTYATVNRNVYSSSKNITEDYTAVRGKIREWIHAAYNEEIIFTRGTTAALNLLAISANDTFIPEGGVVLVSEAEHHANVLSWELACRRRGSCVKKIAVDDSGYIDLEHLEALLKAGASFVSIAHVSNVTGCIQPLKHIAHLVHQYGAYISVDGAQGVAHTFVDVVDWDVDFYAFSAHKMYAPTGLGVLYGKKELLEKLSPVEGGGDMVSIYDSENPEYLSAPLKFEAGTPPIASILGLGAAIDYLQSLPDTVYRQEEELTQYLYNELMTIPGMQILGPGINQLRGALVSLKVQGAHPFDIGCLLDLQGIAVRTGHQCAQPAMNRWNLGHVLRVSLGIYNDKKDIDTFMSALRAILARVRV, from the coding sequence ATGGTATGTAGGATAAAAGAAGACTTTCCTATTTTTGCTAATAAAGAGCTTCAAGGGGAACCCTACATTTATCTAGACTCTGCTGCTACCACGCACAAACCTAAAAAGGTAATAGAGGCGATTAGTGATTTTTATAGCAGTACATATGCTACTGTAAATCGTAATGTCTATAGTTCTTCGAAAAACATCACCGAAGATTATACTGCTGTTCGTGGAAAGATACGCGAGTGGATACACGCTGCGTATAATGAAGAAATTATTTTTACTCGAGGCACGACAGCAGCTTTAAATTTATTGGCAATATCTGCCAATGATACCTTCATTCCTGAAGGTGGTGTTGTATTAGTTTCTGAAGCAGAACATCACGCAAATGTTTTATCTTGGGAATTAGCTTGTCGTAGACGCGGATCTTGCGTGAAGAAAATAGCTGTTGATGATTCTGGTTATATAGATCTAGAGCATTTAGAGGCCTTGCTTAAGGCTGGGGCTTCTTTTGTCAGTATAGCACATGTAAGTAATGTTACAGGATGTATCCAACCTTTAAAGCATATAGCCCATCTTGTTCATCAATACGGAGCCTATATTTCTGTAGATGGTGCTCAGGGAGTTGCTCATACCTTTGTGGATGTTGTGGATTGGGATGTTGATTTCTATGCTTTTTCAGCTCATAAGATGTATGCGCCTACAGGGTTAGGCGTGCTATATGGTAAGAAAGAGCTTTTAGAAAAACTATCTCCTGTAGAGGGAGGTGGGGATATGGTCTCTATTTATGATAGTGAAAATCCAGAATATCTTTCTGCGCCATTAAAATTTGAAGCAGGAACCCCCCCTATAGCTTCTATTTTAGGATTAGGAGCTGCTATAGACTATCTACAATCTCTACCTGATACTGTATATCGGCAAGAGGAAGAGCTAACGCAGTATCTTTATAATGAGCTCATGACGATTCCTGGTATGCAGATACTAGGTCCGGGGATAAATCAGCTGCGCGGAGCTTTGGTGAGTTTGAAAGTTCAAGGCGCGCATCCTTTTGATATCGGTTGTCTTTTAGATCTTCAGGGAATAGCCGTGCGTACAGGGCATCAATGCGCACAACCTGCCATGAACCGATGGAATCTAGGCCATGTTCTTAGAGTATCCTTGGGGATATACAACGATAAGAAAGACATTGATACTTTCATGTCTGCTTTACGAGCTATACTAGCTAGAGTGCGGGTGTAG
- a CDS encoding ParB/RepB/Spo0J family partition protein, whose amino-acid sequence MSGVINKDTIIEVAVDSIRVSPFQPRRVFSEAELQELVASLQSVGLIHPPVVREIRSGDKVLYYELIAGERRWRALQLAGYTTIPVVLKQVIADDIAAEATLIENIQRVNLSPMEMAEAFKKLINVFGLTQDKVALRVGKKRSTVANYLRLFSLSETIQKSLYLGEITLGHAKVILTLEDPKLREILAERIISKRLAVREAEQEAKKLLSGESISLSSKEHVKTPSTVSYQDMQERLSQSLGYKVTVKSQGSHHSVSLHVHDEEQLKQLEEWLLKKA is encoded by the coding sequence GTGAGCGGAGTTATCAATAAAGATACGATAATAGAAGTGGCTGTTGATAGTATTCGGGTGAGTCCCTTTCAACCTCGCCGGGTGTTTTCTGAGGCAGAGCTTCAGGAGTTAGTGGCGTCTCTACAATCCGTAGGGTTAATACACCCTCCTGTAGTTCGTGAAATTCGTAGTGGTGATAAAGTTTTATACTATGAATTAATTGCTGGGGAACGTCGTTGGAGGGCTTTACAGCTTGCAGGATATACTACGATCCCTGTTGTCCTTAAGCAAGTGATTGCTGATGATATTGCCGCAGAAGCAACGCTTATAGAGAATATCCAACGTGTAAACCTCAGCCCTATGGAAATGGCAGAGGCTTTTAAAAAGCTCATTAATGTTTTTGGTTTAACTCAGGATAAAGTCGCTCTGCGCGTAGGGAAAAAACGTTCTACAGTTGCAAATTACCTACGTCTTTTCTCTTTATCGGAAACTATTCAAAAAAGTCTTTATTTAGGAGAGATTACCTTAGGACATGCTAAAGTTATCCTGACTCTTGAAGATCCTAAATTGCGAGAAATTCTCGCTGAGAGGATTATCTCGAAGCGTCTTGCTGTTCGTGAAGCAGAGCAAGAAGCAAAGAAATTATTGTCAGGGGAGTCTATATCTTTATCTTCTAAAGAACATGTAAAAACACCCTCAACTGTATCTTATCAAGATATGCAAGAGCGTCTTAGCCAATCTTTAGGCTATAAGGTAACAGTAAAATCACAAGGTTCTCACCATAGCGTCTCTCTACATGTTCACGATGAAGAGCAGCTAAAGCAGTTAGAGGAGTGGCTTTTGAAGAAAGCCTAG
- the sufD gene encoding Fe-S cluster assembly protein SufD has translation MLNFLEHSRSIAKGSPIHQATQICYEKHFQSESFKEIFRAFSWLKDLTQFPEKYYISHGGSETAKQHWLHHENSLSCECILINGKYEPSLSQLPEGVLSMSLKDAQSVFSTFIQRYDVDAQPLAFLNAVCSQEEGVVIYVPEEFQVREPLSIRHICFPMAQDERVIYSPKIVVILGKQSSCSVQISHHTARESGVTESFAIINGVTEVFVSEGAELSLTMLPKYIHEERISWSHIATIEEQGACSITQYLQEDVGGYGWFDNTFSMIGNNAHGESLVSTLSPKKTWVRNLMYHDAESTTSRQNIKSILYSGHFLFEGGIHITSRGMFADAYQKHDTLLLSDHAHVTTFPRLEILTDDVKASHGATVGPLDAQQMFYMQSRGMTREEAQKKLVRGFLSVETSQEHFPKLTRLSQEIIKERSIDGM, from the coding sequence ATGTTGAATTTTTTAGAACATAGCCGCTCTATAGCTAAAGGTTCTCCTATACATCAAGCGACGCAAATATGCTATGAGAAACACTTTCAGTCTGAATCTTTTAAAGAGATTTTTCGGGCTTTCTCTTGGCTTAAGGATCTTACGCAATTTCCAGAGAAATACTATATTTCCCATGGAGGATCGGAGACTGCGAAGCAACATTGGTTACATCATGAAAATTCTCTGTCTTGCGAGTGCATTTTAATTAACGGTAAATACGAACCTTCACTTTCTCAATTACCAGAGGGAGTGTTGTCGATGTCGTTAAAAGATGCGCAATCTGTTTTCTCTACTTTTATTCAAAGATATGATGTAGATGCACAACCTCTAGCATTTCTGAATGCTGTGTGTTCTCAAGAAGAAGGAGTCGTTATTTATGTTCCTGAAGAATTTCAGGTGCGTGAACCTTTAAGCATTCGTCATATTTGCTTCCCAATGGCTCAAGATGAGCGGGTGATTTATTCTCCAAAGATTGTCGTCATCTTAGGAAAGCAATCCAGCTGTTCTGTCCAAATTTCTCATCATACTGCGCGAGAAAGCGGTGTTACTGAAAGCTTTGCTATTATTAATGGTGTTACAGAAGTTTTTGTATCAGAGGGTGCGGAGTTGTCTTTAACTATGCTACCTAAATACATCCACGAGGAAAGAATAAGTTGGTCGCATATAGCAACTATTGAAGAACAGGGGGCCTGTTCTATAACCCAATATCTTCAAGAAGATGTTGGAGGTTATGGTTGGTTTGACAATACCTTTTCTATGATAGGAAATAACGCTCATGGAGAGTCTTTGGTTTCTACCCTATCTCCGAAAAAGACGTGGGTAAGGAACCTTATGTATCATGATGCAGAGTCTACAACATCACGACAGAATATCAAATCCATCCTGTATTCTGGGCATTTCCTTTTTGAAGGAGGTATCCATATAACGTCTCGTGGGATGTTTGCTGATGCTTATCAAAAGCACGACACGTTATTGCTTAGTGATCACGCCCATGTTACAACTTTCCCAAGATTAGAGATTCTTACCGATGATGTTAAAGCCTCTCACGGAGCTACGGTAGGACCGTTAGATGCTCAACAGATGTTTTATATGCAATCTCGGGGAATGACACGCGAGGAAGCTCAGAAGAAGCTTGTTCGGGGATTTTTATCTGTAGAGACTTCTCAAGAGCATTTTCCAAAGTTGACCAGACTATCTCAAGAAATTATTAAGGAGCGCTCTATAGATGGTATGTAG
- a CDS encoding polysaccharide deacetylase family protein, with protein MLIVLAFRQVFFSKQPGLLEKLQRYLLLLKQAYPLVLPGEPIKKLSLMLTFDHASVDFYSHIFPFLQKHHIPAVVGIAWRYVAKDSASSLPLSHRLSPSETLAFQDEVFAAHQPFCTKQELQILADSPYIQLASSGFAIRNLQHSPPYLATEIFLSKYSIEQALGKTPLGFFYPFGKYDDACAEVVKKHYPFSFVLGNTLNRKTKYHGIYRIDMTHAAYTLPNIHRPQYIKNWLMDKCRQTYLRWSPNKERIAFQESSR; from the coding sequence ATGCTGATTGTTTTAGCCTTTCGCCAAGTCTTTTTCTCTAAACAGCCAGGTCTTTTAGAAAAATTGCAAAGGTATTTGTTACTGCTTAAACAAGCTTATCCCTTAGTGCTCCCCGGAGAACCTATAAAAAAGTTATCCCTGATGTTAACTTTTGATCATGCCTCCGTAGATTTTTACTCTCATATTTTTCCGTTTCTACAAAAGCATCACATCCCTGCTGTTGTTGGAATTGCTTGGAGATATGTCGCTAAAGATTCTGCTTCTTCTCTTCCTCTCAGCCATCGTTTATCTCCTAGCGAAACTCTCGCGTTTCAAGATGAAGTTTTTGCAGCTCATCAACCATTTTGTACAAAACAAGAATTGCAAATACTTGCAGATTCTCCCTATATACAATTAGCCTCATCAGGATTTGCTATTCGCAATTTACAACACTCTCCTCCCTACCTTGCTACAGAGATTTTCTTATCTAAATATTCTATAGAACAAGCTCTTGGGAAAACTCCCTTAGGATTTTTCTATCCTTTTGGGAAATATGACGATGCATGTGCAGAAGTAGTTAAGAAACACTACCCTTTTTCTTTTGTTTTAGGAAATACACTAAACAGAAAAACAAAGTATCACGGGATCTATCGTATAGATATGACACATGCAGCATATACGTTGCCCAATATCCACAGACCACAATACATCAAAAATTGGCTAATGGATAAATGTAGACAGACGTATTTGCGCTGGAGCCCTAACAAAGAACGCATTGCGTTTCAAGAAAGCTCTCGCTAA
- a CDS encoding tetratricopeptide repeat protein has translation MEEAAKHLAKEFLCSGINFFLSGEYEQAERRLKETLELDPKAALAYCYLGIIALELGRIPEALTWCTKGLESEPGDSYLRYCYGVALDRDNRCEEAIEQYRAYIILHPDDAECWFSLGGVYHRLGRYIEAIECFDRILELDPWNPQSMYNKAVVLTDMDNELEAIALLETTVSKNPLYWKAWIKLGYLLSRHKQWDKATEAYERVVQLRPDLSDGHYNLGLCYLTLDKTRLALKAFQEALFLNEEDADAHFYVGLAHMDLKQNQQASDAFHRALGINLEHELSHYLLGYLYHMEGQSEKAEKELSFLTVKDSMFAPLLQKTVSSGQFERRLDVLP, from the coding sequence ATGGAAGAAGCTGCGAAACATCTAGCCAAAGAATTTCTCTGCTCAGGAATTAACTTCTTTTTGAGTGGGGAATATGAACAGGCAGAACGAAGGCTAAAAGAAACTTTAGAGCTAGATCCTAAAGCAGCGCTAGCCTACTGCTATTTAGGAATTATTGCTTTAGAATTAGGAAGAATTCCTGAAGCGCTAACTTGGTGCACAAAAGGATTAGAATCCGAGCCTGGGGATAGCTATTTACGTTATTGTTATGGAGTAGCTTTAGATCGGGATAATCGTTGTGAAGAAGCTATAGAGCAATACCGTGCTTATATCATTTTGCATCCAGATGACGCTGAATGTTGGTTTAGCCTAGGAGGGGTCTATCATCGTTTGGGTAGATATATAGAAGCAATAGAATGCTTTGATAGGATCTTAGAGCTGGATCCTTGGAACCCACAGAGCATGTACAATAAAGCTGTTGTTTTAACAGATATGGACAATGAGCTAGAGGCTATTGCTCTATTAGAGACTACGGTAAGTAAAAATCCTTTATATTGGAAAGCGTGGATAAAGTTGGGCTACTTACTTTCACGCCATAAGCAATGGGACAAAGCCACAGAAGCTTATGAAAGGGTTGTGCAGTTACGTCCCGATCTATCCGATGGTCATTATAATCTAGGTTTATGTTACCTCACCTTAGATAAAACACGTTTAGCTTTAAAAGCTTTCCAGGAAGCTCTCTTTTTAAATGAAGAAGATGCGGATGCGCATTTTTATGTTGGGCTAGCTCATATGGATCTTAAGCAAAACCAACAAGCGTCCGATGCTTTCCATCGTGCGCTTGGAATTAATTTAGAACACGAGCTGTCTCATTATCTTCTCGGCTATCTTTATCATATGGAAGGGCAGTCAGAAAAAGCAGAGAAAGAGCTGTCGTTTTTAACTGTGAAAGACTCCATGTTCGCTCCTTTGCTACAAAAGACGGTGTCTTCGGGGCAATTTGAACGTAGATTGGATGTGCTGCCATAA
- the sufC gene encoding Fe-S cluster assembly ATPase SufC — protein sequence MLHIQNLHVCCEDVKILDDLNLHISPGELHIIMGPNGAGKSTFAKVLSGDDSVSIISGDIRLLDQDLLDKAPEERAQMGLFMGFQQPPEIPGVNNRLFLKDAYNACRRSRQEEEIAEAEFDMLLSSVSETYEFESFNHFLERNINEGFSGGERKKNEIWQMLVLEPEMILLDEPDSGLDVDALRFICKTIEKYREIHPKSAVCIVTHNPKLGNLLQPDHVHILLEGRIACSGGVSLMRELEEKSYHEVLSCSSRG from the coding sequence ATGCTACATATACAAAACTTACATGTATGTTGTGAGGATGTTAAAATCCTGGATGATTTAAACTTACACATCTCTCCAGGAGAATTACATATTATTATGGGCCCTAATGGAGCAGGAAAATCTACCTTTGCTAAAGTGTTATCAGGAGATGATAGCGTGTCTATTATTTCTGGAGATATTCGCTTGTTGGATCAGGATCTATTAGACAAAGCTCCTGAAGAACGAGCGCAGATGGGATTATTTATGGGATTCCAACAGCCTCCGGAAATTCCTGGTGTAAACAACAGGCTTTTCTTGAAAGATGCTTATAACGCCTGTAGGCGGTCTCGTCAGGAAGAAGAAATAGCAGAAGCTGAATTTGATATGCTTCTGTCTTCTGTTTCTGAAACTTATGAATTTGAATCATTTAATCACTTCTTAGAAAGAAATATCAATGAAGGATTTTCTGGCGGGGAGAGAAAGAAAAACGAAATCTGGCAAATGCTTGTTTTAGAGCCAGAGATGATACTATTAGATGAGCCCGATTCAGGATTAGATGTGGATGCTTTAAGGTTTATCTGCAAAACGATTGAGAAGTATCGAGAGATTCATCCTAAGAGTGCTGTGTGTATAGTTACGCATAACCCTAAATTAGGTAATCTTCTTCAACCCGATCACGTTCATATCTTATTAGAAGGAAGGATAGCGTGTTCAGGGGGAGTTTCTTTGATGCGTGAGCTAGAAGAAAAGAGTTATCACGAAGTATTGTCCTGCTCTTCTCGGGGGTAA
- the sufB gene encoding Fe-S cluster assembly protein SufB, whose protein sequence is MSQSIEDFLQNHQDYPYGFVTPIESEGLTRGLSKETIEEISQLRKEPSFILDFRLKAYQHWKKLQEPGWARLNYNPMDYEEIVYFSAPKQKNPLGRLEEADPEILETFKKLGIPLDEQKRLLNVQNVAVDLVFDSVSIGTTFKEALDKAGVIFCSMSEAIREHPELIKKYLGTVVSHRDNYFAALNAAVFSDGSFVYIPKGVRCPMEISTYFRINDKESGQFERTLIIAEDDAFVSYLEGCTAPSFSSNQLHAAVVELVAHERAVIRYSTVQNWFSGDKKTGKGGIYNFVTKRGLCAGYKSKISWSQVEVGAAITWKYPSCILRGKESVGEFYSIALTNGKMQADTGTKMIHVGEKTTSTIVSKGISSEDSHNTFRSLVSISEGAVGSRNYTQCDSMLIGQSCGAYTDPKITVENSKSSVEHEATTSKLRADQLMYLRSRGLSAEEAVSLVVHGFCREIIEQLPLEFAREASKLLFVKLENSVG, encoded by the coding sequence ATGAGCCAGTCTATAGAAGATTTTTTACAGAATCATCAAGATTATCCTTATGGTTTCGTCACACCTATAGAGTCGGAGGGATTAACTAGAGGTCTTAGCAAAGAGACTATCGAAGAAATTTCCCAATTGCGCAAAGAACCTTCTTTCATTTTAGATTTCCGCTTAAAAGCTTATCAGCATTGGAAAAAATTGCAGGAGCCTGGCTGGGCTAGGCTAAATTATAATCCTATGGATTATGAGGAGATCGTCTATTTTTCTGCTCCGAAGCAAAAAAATCCTTTAGGGCGTTTAGAGGAGGCTGATCCTGAAATTTTAGAGACTTTTAAAAAGCTGGGCATCCCTTTAGATGAGCAGAAACGTCTATTAAATGTTCAGAATGTCGCTGTAGATTTAGTTTTTGATTCTGTATCGATAGGGACGACCTTCAAAGAAGCTTTGGATAAAGCTGGGGTGATTTTTTGCTCAATGAGTGAAGCCATTCGTGAACATCCTGAACTAATAAAAAAATATTTAGGCACAGTTGTCTCTCATAGGGACAACTATTTTGCAGCTTTAAATGCTGCTGTTTTTAGTGATGGTTCTTTTGTCTATATTCCGAAGGGTGTGCGTTGCCCTATGGAGATTTCTACCTATTTTAGGATTAATGATAAGGAGTCAGGGCAATTTGAACGCACGTTAATTATTGCAGAAGATGATGCTTTTGTGAGCTATCTTGAAGGGTGTACGGCTCCATCATTTTCTTCAAATCAGCTGCATGCAGCTGTTGTAGAGCTCGTAGCGCATGAACGGGCTGTTATTCGTTATTCTACCGTGCAAAATTGGTTTTCTGGAGATAAGAAAACGGGCAAGGGTGGAATTTATAATTTTGTAACCAAGCGTGGCTTGTGCGCGGGTTATAAATCAAAGATCTCTTGGTCTCAGGTTGAAGTTGGCGCAGCAATTACGTGGAAATATCCAAGCTGCATTTTGAGGGGGAAAGAAAGCGTGGGAGAATTTTATTCCATAGCTTTGACAAATGGCAAAATGCAAGCCGACACCGGGACTAAGATGATTCATGTGGGGGAAAAAACAACTTCAACAATAGTTTCTAAGGGAATTTCTTCTGAGGACTCTCATAATACTTTCAGGAGTCTTGTTTCTATTTCGGAAGGAGCTGTAGGAAGTCGTAATTACACACAATGTGATTCGATGTTGATAGGCCAGTCATGTGGAGCTTATACCGATCCTAAAATTACGGTAGAAAACTCCAAATCATCAGTTGAACATGAGGCCACAACATCGAAATTACGCGCAGATCAGTTAATGTATTTGCGTAGTCGCGGATTGAGTGCGGAAGAGGCTGTAAGCTTGGTGGTGCATGGGTTTTGCCGTGAGATTATCGAACAGTTGCCTTTAGAGTTTGCTCGAGAAGCTTCGAAATTATTGTTTGTTAAGTTGGAAAATAGCGTGGGGTAG